A single Phragmites australis chromosome 4, lpPhrAust1.1, whole genome shotgun sequence DNA region contains:
- the LOC133915772 gene encoding 5-methyltetrahydropteroyltriglutamate--homocysteine methyltransferase 1-like isoform X1, translating into MVNPTQFKETALNNQRKMASHIVGYPRMGPKRELKFALESFWDGKSSAEDMEKVATDLKASIWKQMSEAGIKYIPSNTFSYYDQVLDTTAMLGAVPERYTWTGGEIGLSTYFSMARGNATVPAMEMTKWFDTNYHFIVPELGPNTKFSYASHKAVSEYKEAKALGIDTVPVLIGPVSYLLLSKPAKGVEKSFSLLSLLGSILPIYKEVVAELKAAGASWIQFDEPTLVKDLDAHQLAAFSLAYAELESALSGLNVLIETYFADIPAESYKTLTSLSSVTAYGLDLVRGVKTLDLVRSSFPSGKYLFAGVVDGRNIWADDLAASLSTLQSLEAVVGKDKLVVSTSCSLMHTAVDLVNETKLDDEIKSWLAFAAQKVVEVNALAKALSGQKDEAYFAANAAALASRRSSPRVTNEEVQKAAAALKGSDHRRATNVSARLDAQQKKLNLPVLPTTTIGSFPQTMDLRRVRREYKAKKISEEEYISAIKEEINKVVKIQEELDIDVLVHGEPERNDMVEYFGEQLSGFAFTANGWVQSYGSRCVKPPIIYGDVSRPNPMTVFWSKMAQSMTSRPMKGMLTGPVTILNWSFVRNDQPRFETCYQIALAIKKEVEDLEAAGIQVIQIDEAALREGLPLRKSEHAFYLDWAVHSFRITNCGVQDTTQIHTHMCYSNFNDIIHSIIDMDADVITIENSRSDEKLLSVFREGVKYGAGIGPGVYDIHSPRIPSTEEIADRINKMLAVLDTNILWVNPDCGLKTRKYTEVKPALTNMVSATKLIRTQLASAK; encoded by the exons ATGGTTAATCCTACCCAGTTTAAAGAAACAGCCTTGAATAACCAAAG AAAGATGGCGTCCCATATTGTTGGATACCCTCGCATGGGTCCCAAGAGGGAGCTCAAGTTTGCCTTGGAGTCTTTCTGGGATGGGAAGAGCAGCGCCGAGGATATGGAGAAAGTGGCCACTGACCTCAAGGCTAGCATCTGGAAGCAAATGTCAGAAGCCGGGATCAAGTACATTCCCAGCAACACCTTCTCATACTACGACCAGGTTCTTGATACGACGGCCATGCTTGGCGCTGTCCCAGAACGCTACACTTGGACTGGAGGCGAGATTGGCTTGAGCACCTACTTCTCAATGGCCAGGGGAAATGCCACTGTCCCTGCTATGGAGATGACCAAGTGGTTTGACACAAACTA CCACTTTATTGTCCCTGAACTCGGCCCGAACACCAAGTTCTCATATGCTTCACACAAGGCTGTCTCTGAATACAAGGAGGCAAAGGCG CTTGGCATTGATACTGTTCCAGTGCTTATTGGACCAGTCTCATACTTGCTGCTCTCTAAGCCTGCCAAGGGTGTGGAAAAAtcattctctcttctttcacTTCTTGGTAGCATTCTTCCCATCTACAA GGAGGTTGTTGCTGAGCTGAAGGCAGCTGGTGCTTCATGGATTCAGTTTGATGAGCCTACCCTTGTTAAAGACCTTGATGCTCACCAATTGGCCGCATTTTCTTTGGCGTATGCTGAACTGGAGTCAGCACTTTCTGGATTAAATGTGCTTATTGAGACATACTTTGCTGATATTCCTGCTGAATCCTACAA GACCCTCACATCCTTGAGTTCTGTGACTGCTTATGGTTTGGATCTTGTCCGCGGAGTCAAGACACTTGATCTTGTCAGGAGCAGTTTCCCCTCTGGAAAATACCTTTTCGCCGGTGTTGTAGATGGACGGAACATTTGGGCTGATGATCTTGCTGCATCTCTCAGCACTCTTCAGTCTCTTGAGGCTGTTGTTGGCAAGG ACAAGCTTGTGGTGTCAACCTCCTGCTCACTGATGCACACCGCTGTTGATCTTGTAAATGAGACTAAGCTCGATGATGAGATTAAGTCATGGCTCGCGTTTGCTGCCCAAAAGGTTGTTGAGGTCAATGCCCTTGCCAAGGCTTTGTCAGGTCAAAAGGATGAG GCTTACTTTGCAGCCAATGCTGCTGCTCTGGCCTCAAGGAGGTCATCACCCAGAGTGACAAATGAGGAGGTCCAGAAGGCT GCAGCTGCTTTGAAGGGCTCTGACCACCGCCGTGCTACCAATGTTTCTGCTAGATTGGACGCTCAGCAGAAAAAGCTCAACCTCCCTGTTCTTCCCACAACCACAATTGGTTCGTTCCCTCAGACTATGGACCTCAGGAGGGTCCGCCGTGAGTACAAGGCAAAGAA GATCTCTGAGGAGGAATACATCAGTGCCATCAAGGAAGAAATCAACAAGGTTGTCAAGATCCAAGAGGAGCTTGACATTGATGTTCTTGTGCATGGAGAGCCTGAG AGAAATGACATGGTTGAGTACTTCGGTGAGCAATTATCTGGTTTTGCATTTACTGCCAACGGATGGGTGCAATCTTATGGATCACGTTGTGTGAAGCCACCCATTATCTATGGTGATGTCAGCCGGCCCAACCCCATGACTGTCTTCTGGTCCAAGATGGCACAGAGCATGACCTCTCGCCCAATGAAGGGAATGCTAACTGGTCCGGTCACAATCCTCAACTGGTCATTTGTTAGGAACGACCAGCCCAG GTTTGAGACATGCTACCAGATAGCTCTTGCAATTAAAAAGGAGGTTGAGGATCTTGAGGCTGCTGGTATTCAG GTGATCCAGATCGATGAGGCAGCTCTAAGGGAGGGTCTGCCACTGCGCAAGTCAGAGCATGCATTCTACCTGGACTGGGCTGTCCACTCTTTCAGAATCACCAACTGTGGAGTCCAGGACACCACTCAG ATCCACACCCATATGTGCTACTCCAACTTCAACGATATCATTCACTCCATCATCGACATGGATGCTGATGTGATCACCATTGAGAACTCCCGGTCTGATGAGAAGCTCTTGTCTGTCTTCCGTGAGGGTGTGAAGTATGGCGCTGGCATTGGTCCTGGTGTCTATGACATCCACTCTCCCAGGATCCCCTCCACTGAGGAGATCGCTGACCGCATCAACAAGATGCTTGCCGTTCTTGACACTAACATCCTTTGGGTGAACCCTGACTGTGGTCTCAAGACCCGCAAATACACTGAGGTCAAGCCCGCCCTCACCAACATGGTTTCTGCCACCAAGCTCATCCGCACCCAGCTTGCCAGCGCGAAATGA
- the LOC133915772 gene encoding 5-methyltetrahydropteroyltriglutamate--homocysteine methyltransferase 1-like isoform X2, whose protein sequence is MASHIVGYPRMGPKRELKFALESFWDGKSSAEDMEKVATDLKASIWKQMSEAGIKYIPSNTFSYYDQVLDTTAMLGAVPERYTWTGGEIGLSTYFSMARGNATVPAMEMTKWFDTNYHFIVPELGPNTKFSYASHKAVSEYKEAKALGIDTVPVLIGPVSYLLLSKPAKGVEKSFSLLSLLGSILPIYKEVVAELKAAGASWIQFDEPTLVKDLDAHQLAAFSLAYAELESALSGLNVLIETYFADIPAESYKTLTSLSSVTAYGLDLVRGVKTLDLVRSSFPSGKYLFAGVVDGRNIWADDLAASLSTLQSLEAVVGKDKLVVSTSCSLMHTAVDLVNETKLDDEIKSWLAFAAQKVVEVNALAKALSGQKDEAYFAANAAALASRRSSPRVTNEEVQKAAAALKGSDHRRATNVSARLDAQQKKLNLPVLPTTTIGSFPQTMDLRRVRREYKAKKISEEEYISAIKEEINKVVKIQEELDIDVLVHGEPERNDMVEYFGEQLSGFAFTANGWVQSYGSRCVKPPIIYGDVSRPNPMTVFWSKMAQSMTSRPMKGMLTGPVTILNWSFVRNDQPRFETCYQIALAIKKEVEDLEAAGIQVIQIDEAALREGLPLRKSEHAFYLDWAVHSFRITNCGVQDTTQIHTHMCYSNFNDIIHSIIDMDADVITIENSRSDEKLLSVFREGVKYGAGIGPGVYDIHSPRIPSTEEIADRINKMLAVLDTNILWVNPDCGLKTRKYTEVKPALTNMVSATKLIRTQLASAK, encoded by the exons ATGGCGTCCCATATTGTTGGATACCCTCGCATGGGTCCCAAGAGGGAGCTCAAGTTTGCCTTGGAGTCTTTCTGGGATGGGAAGAGCAGCGCCGAGGATATGGAGAAAGTGGCCACTGACCTCAAGGCTAGCATCTGGAAGCAAATGTCAGAAGCCGGGATCAAGTACATTCCCAGCAACACCTTCTCATACTACGACCAGGTTCTTGATACGACGGCCATGCTTGGCGCTGTCCCAGAACGCTACACTTGGACTGGAGGCGAGATTGGCTTGAGCACCTACTTCTCAATGGCCAGGGGAAATGCCACTGTCCCTGCTATGGAGATGACCAAGTGGTTTGACACAAACTA CCACTTTATTGTCCCTGAACTCGGCCCGAACACCAAGTTCTCATATGCTTCACACAAGGCTGTCTCTGAATACAAGGAGGCAAAGGCG CTTGGCATTGATACTGTTCCAGTGCTTATTGGACCAGTCTCATACTTGCTGCTCTCTAAGCCTGCCAAGGGTGTGGAAAAAtcattctctcttctttcacTTCTTGGTAGCATTCTTCCCATCTACAA GGAGGTTGTTGCTGAGCTGAAGGCAGCTGGTGCTTCATGGATTCAGTTTGATGAGCCTACCCTTGTTAAAGACCTTGATGCTCACCAATTGGCCGCATTTTCTTTGGCGTATGCTGAACTGGAGTCAGCACTTTCTGGATTAAATGTGCTTATTGAGACATACTTTGCTGATATTCCTGCTGAATCCTACAA GACCCTCACATCCTTGAGTTCTGTGACTGCTTATGGTTTGGATCTTGTCCGCGGAGTCAAGACACTTGATCTTGTCAGGAGCAGTTTCCCCTCTGGAAAATACCTTTTCGCCGGTGTTGTAGATGGACGGAACATTTGGGCTGATGATCTTGCTGCATCTCTCAGCACTCTTCAGTCTCTTGAGGCTGTTGTTGGCAAGG ACAAGCTTGTGGTGTCAACCTCCTGCTCACTGATGCACACCGCTGTTGATCTTGTAAATGAGACTAAGCTCGATGATGAGATTAAGTCATGGCTCGCGTTTGCTGCCCAAAAGGTTGTTGAGGTCAATGCCCTTGCCAAGGCTTTGTCAGGTCAAAAGGATGAG GCTTACTTTGCAGCCAATGCTGCTGCTCTGGCCTCAAGGAGGTCATCACCCAGAGTGACAAATGAGGAGGTCCAGAAGGCT GCAGCTGCTTTGAAGGGCTCTGACCACCGCCGTGCTACCAATGTTTCTGCTAGATTGGACGCTCAGCAGAAAAAGCTCAACCTCCCTGTTCTTCCCACAACCACAATTGGTTCGTTCCCTCAGACTATGGACCTCAGGAGGGTCCGCCGTGAGTACAAGGCAAAGAA GATCTCTGAGGAGGAATACATCAGTGCCATCAAGGAAGAAATCAACAAGGTTGTCAAGATCCAAGAGGAGCTTGACATTGATGTTCTTGTGCATGGAGAGCCTGAG AGAAATGACATGGTTGAGTACTTCGGTGAGCAATTATCTGGTTTTGCATTTACTGCCAACGGATGGGTGCAATCTTATGGATCACGTTGTGTGAAGCCACCCATTATCTATGGTGATGTCAGCCGGCCCAACCCCATGACTGTCTTCTGGTCCAAGATGGCACAGAGCATGACCTCTCGCCCAATGAAGGGAATGCTAACTGGTCCGGTCACAATCCTCAACTGGTCATTTGTTAGGAACGACCAGCCCAG GTTTGAGACATGCTACCAGATAGCTCTTGCAATTAAAAAGGAGGTTGAGGATCTTGAGGCTGCTGGTATTCAG GTGATCCAGATCGATGAGGCAGCTCTAAGGGAGGGTCTGCCACTGCGCAAGTCAGAGCATGCATTCTACCTGGACTGGGCTGTCCACTCTTTCAGAATCACCAACTGTGGAGTCCAGGACACCACTCAG ATCCACACCCATATGTGCTACTCCAACTTCAACGATATCATTCACTCCATCATCGACATGGATGCTGATGTGATCACCATTGAGAACTCCCGGTCTGATGAGAAGCTCTTGTCTGTCTTCCGTGAGGGTGTGAAGTATGGCGCTGGCATTGGTCCTGGTGTCTATGACATCCACTCTCCCAGGATCCCCTCCACTGAGGAGATCGCTGACCGCATCAACAAGATGCTTGCCGTTCTTGACACTAACATCCTTTGGGTGAACCCTGACTGTGGTCTCAAGACCCGCAAATACACTGAGGTCAAGCCCGCCCTCACCAACATGGTTTCTGCCACCAAGCTCATCCGCACCCAGCTTGCCAGCGCGAAATGA
- the LOC133914223 gene encoding proline-rich receptor-like protein kinase PERK8: MDILGANRTFDEYDPAVEWSRAAEADVLKISLPGFKREEIRVLVDNKGRLRTRGERPVAGTRWIRFQKDDQLPANCNADGIRAKFQNETLTITLPKKTPSPQAAPVPEPTRPAATTPQKPPPAVPELVRPALPLPLLTPAPSHHQPAERRPSLPMKPPGPARLPSVPKPTPEVVPQKKYNVGAAATAKPEPPPAAVPKPKEQEPVQEAKKPSLEEEEKRTGKEKAKEEEEAVMEGMQMARRSRPISASRGLLVNVAVAVVVLAGITVYVWHALRNVTGGPGAGDHGHGELGTGSYGDEM; the protein is encoded by the exons ATGGACATCTTGGGCGCCAACCGCACCTTTGATGAGTACGACCCAGCCGTCGAGTGGAGCCGCGCCGCCGAGGCCGACGTCCTCAAGATCTCACTCCCAG GGTTCAAGAGGGAGGAGATACGGGTGCTGGTGGACAACAAAGGCCGCCTGCGGACGCGCGGGGAGCGGCCGGTGGCCGGCACCAGGTGGATCCGCTTCCAGAAGGACGACCAGCTCCCCGCCAACTGCAACGCCGACGGCATCCGCGCCAAGTTCCAGAACGAAACGCTCACCATCACGCTCCCCAAGAAGACCCCCTCACCGCAGGCCGCCCCAGTGCCGGAGCCCACGAGGCCAGCTGCCACGACACCGCAGAAGCCACCGCCGGCGGTTCCTGAGCTGGTAAGGCCTGCGCTACCCCTGCCGCTGTTGACTCCTGCCCCTTCCCACCATCAGCCCGCCGAGCGCAGGCCGTCGCTGCCTATGAAGCCGCCGGGTCCCGCGCGGCTGCCCTCTGTGCCGAAACCGACGCCGGAGGTGGTACCCCAGAAGAAGTACAACGTCGGTGCTGCTGCAACCGCGAAGCCCGAGCCACCACCGGCCGCCGTCCCGAAGCCGAAGGAGCAGGAGCCGGTGCAAGAGGCCAAGAAGCCGtcgttggaggaggaggagaagcgcacGGGGAAGGAGAAGGccaaggaagaggaggaggcagtgATGGAAGGGATGCAGATGGCGCGCCGGTCTAGGCCGATCTCGGCGAGCCGCGGGCTGCTGGTGAACGTGGCGGTCGCGGTGGTGGTGCTCGCTGGGATCACCGTCTACGTGTGGCACGCCCTGCGGAACGTCACCGGCGGCCCCGGCGCCGGCGATCATGGCCACGGGGAGCTGGGAACCGGGAGCTACGGCGATGAGATGTGA
- the LOC133915773 gene encoding uncharacterized protein LOC133915773 produces MNPKLAGLRNLRSTRRSSSSFSLLHCAGAAEKNFLFARMEASVGLRPPPVSAGAAFRRRRSAGHLRAACPSARSVSRAVKIRASAIYDLKRSRSNLESLFCYDKSVPEEDIGKPDGLNLEKKNVGSNPPCSSCEAKGAVLCATCAGSGLYVDSILESQGIIVKVRCLGCGGTGNIMCSKCGGRGHT; encoded by the exons ATGAACCCGAAGCTTGCGGGGCTTCGGAATCTGAGAAGCACAAGAAGAAGTTCGAGCTCCTTTTCTCTTCTCCACTGCGCCGGGGCGGCCGAGAAAAATTTCCTCTTCGCGCGGATGGAGGCTTCCGTTGGACTCCGTCCGCCGCCCGTCTCAGCGGGGGCGGCATTCCGACGCCGCCGATCCGCGGGGCATCTGCGCGCGGCTTGCCCTTCGGCCCGGTCCGTCTCCCGCGCGGTTAAG ATTAGAGCAAGTGCAATTTATGACCTGAAAAGAAGTAGAAGTAACCTCgaatcattattttgctatgacAAATCTGTTCCAGAAGAGGATATTGGGAAACCAGACGGTCTAAATTTGGAAAAGAAGAATGTTGGGAGCAATCCTCCCTGCTCAAGCTGTGAAGCTAAAGGCGCGGTGTTGTGTGCAACTTGTGCTGGTTCAGGCTTGTACGTCGACTCAATACTAGAGAGCCAAGGAATCATTGTAAAAGTCAGATGTCTAG GATGTGGAGGAACTGGAAACATTATGTGCTCCAAATGTGGGGGACGTGGGCACACATGA